The genomic DNA CCCAGGAAAGGCCCAAGGAATTTTTCTACTCAAGATGAGCGAGGAAATCTCCGGTTCTAAAATCAAACTCTCCGCTCTAGGACAGTTGAAAAGTTGCCCCGGCAATTCCGTATTGTGGGAAGCCTTAGCCTCCTCCTCTTATTCCACGACCGGAGAAGAAGAGCAGTCTTTACGAAAGACTTATATTCAGAAATTCGGCGAGTCCGTCGGTCCCAAGGCGGCTCCCTATTATCATTTGCTCAGAGCCCTATTCGACGAAATTACCGGCCCGGTATTAAACGAAGCGGAACAGGACGAAAAGATCGAGATAGAATCCCAAACCTGAATTCGAATAGTGTTCGGTATGAATCCGAAAACTTCTTCTTGACCTGAATCACTTCTGCGTTCGTATAAACTCTCCGGGAAATGACCCGGAGAAGGAGTTCTACAGCAATGATCTTGGTTTCTAAAGTAATTACG from Leptospira fletcheri includes the following:
- a CDS encoding MXAN_6521/LA_1396 family lipoprotein yields the protein MNLYRKRILSLVFLLLLAVSNCTVSYVKESPDLTKSLARFKRLVVVMDPKSTLGSAESKMAKAMSEQYLAHHREFIVYPNPKNSGETCTEIPGKAQGIFLLKMSEEISGSKIKLSALGQLKSCPGNSVLWEALASSSYSTTGEEEQSLRKTYIQKFGESVGPKAAPYYHLLRALFDEITGPVLNEAEQDEKIEIESQT